A DNA window from Novosphingobium sp. RL4 contains the following coding sequences:
- a CDS encoding adenine phosphoribosyltransferase, with product MTIDEIKALVRTVSDFPKPGILFRDVTTLVGNGPGFAAAVELMAAKAEAAGAQAIAGVEARGFIFGAAIAARLGLGFISIRKPGKLPVPVIAIDYALEYGTDTLEVDPEAVGEGSHVVLVDDLLATGGTALAAAELLRRVGARVDHALFAIDLPDLGGGERLREAGIVPHALLDYPGH from the coding sequence ATGACCATCGACGAGATCAAGGCGCTGGTGCGCACCGTGTCGGACTTTCCCAAGCCCGGCATCCTGTTCCGTGACGTCACGACGCTGGTCGGCAACGGGCCCGGCTTCGCGGCAGCGGTCGAACTGATGGCGGCAAAGGCCGAGGCGGCGGGTGCGCAAGCAATCGCCGGTGTCGAAGCCCGAGGCTTCATTTTCGGTGCGGCCATCGCGGCGCGTCTGGGGCTGGGGTTCATTTCGATCCGCAAGCCGGGCAAGCTGCCGGTTCCGGTGATCGCCATCGACTATGCCCTGGAATACGGTACGGACACGCTGGAAGTCGATCCGGAAGCGGTTGGCGAAGGAAGCCATGTCGTCCTGGTTGACGATCTGCTGGCCACCGGCGGCACCGCGCTGGCCGCTGCTGAATTGCTGCGCCGCGTCGGGGCCAGGGTCGATCATGCGCTGTTCGCAATCGATCTGCCCGACCTGGGCGGCGGAGAACGCCTTCGCGAAGCGGGAATCGTCCCTCACGCCCTGCTCGACTATCCGGGGCACTAA
- a CDS encoding cytochrome c1, which yields MARILSILVGLFFTVALAWSFGKGAYQQITEPPAATAEHEFHLTPKEVSFASDGAFGKFDRQQLQRGFQVYKEVCAACHAIRHVAFRDLAALGYNDAEVKAIAKGFQVPVYNNATGEVETREGMATDYFPPVMYGGQGTPPDLSLITKARHEGPAYVYSLLTGYQDQPAELLKKFPDSKTPEGLHYNPYFANLNLAMPPPLTGEGQVTYGDGTKATVDQMSKDVAAFLIWTAEPKLEKRKQTGWPVLGFLLFATILGYMSYRNIWAGKKH from the coding sequence ATGGCACGCATTCTCTCGATCCTCGTCGGGCTGTTCTTCACGGTGGCCCTGGCATGGTCCTTCGGCAAGGGCGCCTATCAACAGATAACCGAACCGCCTGCGGCAACCGCCGAGCACGAGTTCCATCTCACGCCCAAGGAAGTCAGCTTCGCCAGTGATGGCGCCTTCGGCAAGTTCGATCGCCAGCAGCTTCAGCGCGGTTTCCAGGTCTACAAGGAAGTCTGCGCCGCCTGTCACGCGATCCGCCACGTCGCCTTCCGTGACCTTGCCGCGCTTGGCTATAACGACGCCGAAGTGAAGGCGATCGCCAAGGGGTTCCAGGTTCCGGTCTACAACAACGCGACCGGCGAAGTGGAAACCCGCGAAGGCATGGCGACCGACTACTTCCCGCCGGTCATGTATGGTGGCCAGGGTACTCCGCCGGACCTGTCGCTGATCACCAAGGCGCGTCACGAAGGCCCCGCCTACGTCTACTCGCTACTGACCGGGTATCAGGACCAGCCCGCGGAACTCCTGAAGAAGTTCCCGGATTCCAAGACTCCTGAAGGTCTGCATTACAACCCGTACTTCGCGAACCTCAACCTCGCGATGCCGCCGCCGCTGACCGGTGAGGGCCAGGTGACTTACGGAGACGGCACCAAGGCGACCGTGGACCAGATGTCGAAGGACGTTGCCGCCTTCCTGATCTGGACTGCCGAGCCCAAGCTGGAAAAGCGCAAGCAGACCGGCTGGCCGGTCCTCGGATTCCTGCTTTTTGCCACGATCCTGGGCTATATGTCCTACCGCAACATCTGGGCCGGCAAGAAGCACTGA
- a CDS encoding cytochrome b: MSFPWAKEYTPTNPFMKWMDERLPLPRLVYNSVGGGYPVPRNLNYFWNFGFLAALCLGLQIVTGIVMAMHYAANTQVAFDTVEQTVRDVNWGWMMRYAHANGASAFFVVIYIHIFRGFFYGSYKAPREMVWLLGVVIFLLMMATAFMGYVLPWGQMSFWGAKVITGLFGAIPFVGEPLQQWLLGGFAPDNAALNRFFSLHYLLPFVIVGVVILHIWALHIPGSSNPTGVEVKSESDTVPFYPYYVAKDGWAIGVFAILFCTALFFFPNALGHPDNYIPANPMSTPAHIVPEWYFWPFYAILRAFTQDFFFIPAKLMGVLAMFGAILVWFFLPWLDRSPVRSGSYRPLYRKFFFFGLIPAMAVLFYCGGAPAAEPYVMLSQIAALYYFAHFLIVIPIVSAIEKPDPLPFSITESVLGEDEAAKLTPAQPAPTAAA; the protein is encoded by the coding sequence ATGAGCTTTCCCTGGGCCAAGGAATATACCCCGACCAATCCCTTCATGAAGTGGATGGACGAAAGGCTGCCCCTGCCGCGCCTCGTCTACAATTCGGTCGGTGGCGGCTATCCGGTTCCGCGCAACCTGAACTATTTCTGGAACTTCGGTTTCCTCGCCGCGCTCTGCCTCGGCCTGCAGATCGTCACCGGCATCGTGATGGCCATGCACTATGCAGCCAACACGCAAGTCGCGTTCGATACGGTCGAGCAGACCGTGCGCGACGTGAACTGGGGCTGGATGATGCGCTATGCGCACGCCAACGGCGCCTCGGCGTTCTTTGTCGTCATCTACATCCACATCTTCCGCGGCTTTTTCTACGGTTCGTACAAGGCCCCGCGTGAAATGGTGTGGCTGCTTGGCGTGGTGATCTTCCTGCTGATGATGGCCACCGCCTTCATGGGCTACGTGTTGCCCTGGGGTCAGATGAGCTTCTGGGGGGCCAAGGTCATTACCGGCCTGTTCGGCGCGATTCCCTTCGTGGGCGAACCGCTCCAGCAGTGGCTGCTCGGCGGTTTCGCACCGGATAACGCCGCGCTCAACCGCTTCTTCTCGCTGCACTATCTGCTGCCCTTCGTCATCGTGGGCGTGGTGATCCTGCACATCTGGGCGCTGCATATCCCGGGTTCGTCGAACCCCACCGGCGTCGAAGTGAAGAGCGAGAGCGACACCGTTCCGTTCTATCCCTACTACGTCGCCAAGGACGGCTGGGCGATCGGCGTCTTCGCGATCCTGTTCTGCACCGCGCTGTTCTTCTTCCCGAATGCGCTCGGCCACCCGGACAACTACATCCCGGCCAACCCGATGAGCACCCCCGCGCACATCGTGCCTGAATGGTACTTCTGGCCGTTCTACGCGATCCTGCGCGCCTTCACGCAGGACTTCTTCTTCATTCCGGCCAAGCTCATGGGCGTGCTGGCAATGTTCGGCGCAATCCTCGTGTGGTTCTTCCTGCCCTGGCTGGACCGTTCGCCGGTCCGCTCGGGTTCGTACCGTCCGCTTTACCGCAAGTTCTTCTTCTTCGGCCTGATCCCGGCGATGGCGGTACTGTTCTACTGCGGCGGTGCACCGGCGGCAGAGCCCTACGTGATGCTGAGCCAGATCGCGGCGCTCTATTACTTCGCGCACTTCCTGATCGTGATCCCGATCGTCTCGGCCATCGAGAAGCCGGATCCGCTGCCGTTTTCCATCACCGAGTCCGTTCTCGGCGAGGATGAAGCCGCCAAGCTGACCCCGGCGCAGCCCGCGCCGACGGCAGCCGCCTGA
- the petA gene encoding ubiquinol-cytochrome c reductase iron-sulfur subunit has translation MAEADGVRRRDFINIAAVSAAGVAGVGIVVPLVSQMSASADVLAASSTEIDISSIQPGQAIKAIFRKQPVFVRNLTPHEISEANKVDVSSLRDPQTLEERTKEGKENWLITMGVCTHLGCVPLGAGEGEPKGEFGGYFCPCHGSSYDTAARIRKGPAPKNLEVPDYAFTTDTVVKIG, from the coding sequence ATGGCAGAAGCAGATGGCGTGCGGCGGCGCGATTTCATCAATATCGCCGCGGTAAGCGCGGCGGGTGTCGCCGGCGTGGGTATCGTCGTCCCGCTGGTCAGCCAGATGTCCGCATCGGCGGATGTTCTCGCGGCTTCTTCCACCGAGATCGACATTTCCTCGATCCAGCCCGGACAGGCCATCAAGGCGATCTTCCGCAAGCAGCCGGTCTTCGTGCGCAACCTGACGCCGCATGAGATTTCGGAAGCCAACAAGGTGGACGTCTCCTCCCTGCGCGATCCGCAGACGCTTGAGGAGCGCACCAAGGAAGGCAAGGAAAACTGGCTGATCACCATGGGCGTCTGCACGCACCTTGGCTGCGTTCCGCTCGGTGCCGGAGAAGGCGAGCCGAAAGGCGAATTCGGCGGATACTTCTGCCCCTGCCACGGCTCTTCCTACGATACTGCCGCCCGTATCCGTAAGGGCCCGGCGCCCAAGAACCTCGAGGTTCCGGACTACGCGTTCACCACTGACACGGTCGTAAAGATCGGTTGA
- the pgeF gene encoding peptidoglycan editing factor PgeF has product MGEAVEVNRAGLLEGLPHGFLGRRGGVSTGEVEGLNVGLGSGDEPEAVAENRRRAAAAVLPGASLLSVYQVHSPDCVILGADGWSDEQRPHADALVTRQAGVLIGVVTADCAPVLLADREAGVIGAAHAGWKGAIGGVTDSTIAQMISLGAQRSRIVAAVGPCISQASYEVDDAFRNGFLGKGVDNSRFFSAGRDGHWQFDLELYVASRLESAGIGGVERLGLDTYSAPRRFYSYRRATHRGEAAYGRQISVIGLG; this is encoded by the coding sequence GTGGGGGAGGCGGTCGAAGTCAACCGGGCGGGCCTGCTCGAAGGATTGCCGCACGGCTTCCTCGGCCGCCGGGGCGGTGTGAGCACCGGCGAGGTCGAAGGCCTGAACGTCGGCCTGGGTTCGGGCGACGAGCCCGAAGCCGTCGCCGAGAACCGCCGCCGCGCCGCTGCCGCAGTTCTGCCGGGGGCGTCGTTGCTATCGGTGTATCAGGTTCATTCGCCCGACTGCGTAATTCTGGGGGCTGACGGGTGGAGCGACGAGCAACGCCCTCATGCCGATGCACTTGTCACCCGTCAGGCGGGCGTGCTGATCGGCGTCGTTACGGCGGATTGCGCGCCGGTCCTGCTTGCAGATCGGGAGGCGGGCGTCATCGGCGCGGCGCATGCAGGATGGAAAGGCGCGATCGGCGGGGTTACGGACAGCACCATCGCTCAGATGATATCGCTCGGGGCTCAGCGTTCGCGCATCGTCGCGGCGGTCGGCCCGTGCATTTCCCAGGCATCCTATGAAGTGGACGATGCCTTCCGGAACGGCTTCCTCGGCAAGGGGGTGGACAACTCCCGTTTCTTCTCCGCGGGGCGGGATGGGCACTGGCAGTTCGATCTCGAACTCTATGTCGCCTCCCGCCTGGAATCGGCGGGAATCGGCGGTGTGGAGCGTCTTGGCCTTGATACTTATTCGGCGCCCCGGCGTTTCTATTCCTATCGCCGCGCCACGCACCGCGGCGAGGCGGCCTACGGGCGCCAGATTTCGGTGATAGGGCTGGGCTGA
- the pepN gene encoding aminopeptidase N — MDIASTPSSPDANVQIADAAPAPQAPPVIHREDYLPPAWLVPQIALDFQLGIDGTRVLARLSVRRNPEGNGTSTLRLNGDQIAPLSVHVDGEAVNDWRLDGPDLLVELPGEAHEVAVETAVNPAANSQLMGLYASNGMLCTQCEAEGFRRITFFPDRPDVLSTYSVRMAGDKAQFPILLANGNCIATGEGEDGTHWAEWHDPWPKPSYLFALVAGDLVANHADFTTRSGRKVELNIWVRPGDEQRTDHAMDSLIRSMKWDEEVFGREYDLDLFNVVAVSDFNMGAMENKGLNVFNTRYVLAEPETATDADYDGIESVIGHEYFHNWSGNRVTCRDWFQLSLKEGFTVLRDQLFSADMGSEAVKRIEDVRVLRAAQFPEDSGPLAHPIRPDSYQEISNFYTATVYNKGAEVIRMMRTMAGTDKFREGTDLYFGRHDGEAATCEDFVKAIEDGTGLNLAQFRLWYSQAGTPQVAAELSHEAETATLTLTQTVPATPGQPEKQAVPIPLRIALYDRDSGTHSGERLIVLDKDSASFSFEGFTRPPVVSINRGFSAPVAIEIERSNEDLVFLAAHDDDPFARYEAMQSLVVQHLVAAVGGGLSDAARAEGREAIGQAFASILADEALDDLMRGELMVLPGVAYLAEQVLVADPAAIHEEREALKSWLGAELTGELRALHDRVSAVSYSREAHARGARKTKGQALVLIASGDAAEGARRAIAQYRAADNMTDRQSALTVLCNIDGPEREEALADFLRRYEGNALVIDKWFALQAGSFHPQVLEHVEALSRHPDFTMNNPNRVRALFMTAAVNPKAFHDASGAGYRMIGEVIRKLDPINPQTTARFVPQLGRWRRIEPVRAAMMRAELEKIAAEPNLSRDVREQVSKSLG, encoded by the coding sequence ATGGACATTGCCAGCACCCCCTCCTCGCCCGATGCCAACGTGCAGATCGCCGATGCCGCTCCCGCGCCTCAGGCGCCGCCGGTCATTCATCGCGAGGACTATCTGCCGCCGGCGTGGCTGGTGCCGCAGATCGCCCTCGATTTCCAGCTCGGTATCGATGGAACGCGGGTTCTGGCCAGGCTCTCGGTCCGCCGCAACCCGGAAGGGAACGGCACGTCGACCCTGCGCCTGAACGGCGACCAGATCGCCCCGCTCTCTGTCCACGTCGATGGCGAAGCCGTGAACGACTGGCGCCTCGACGGTCCGGATCTTCTCGTCGAACTGCCCGGGGAGGCACACGAAGTCGCGGTCGAGACTGCGGTGAATCCGGCGGCGAATAGCCAGCTCATGGGGCTCTACGCCTCCAACGGAATGCTTTGCACCCAGTGCGAGGCCGAGGGTTTCCGTCGCATCACGTTCTTCCCCGATCGTCCGGACGTGCTCTCCACCTATTCGGTCCGCATGGCGGGCGACAAGGCGCAGTTCCCGATCCTGCTCGCCAATGGCAACTGCATCGCCACGGGTGAGGGAGAGGACGGTACGCACTGGGCGGAATGGCACGATCCCTGGCCCAAGCCGAGCTACCTTTTCGCGCTGGTCGCGGGTGATCTCGTGGCCAATCATGCCGATTTCACGACCCGCTCCGGCCGCAAGGTCGAACTCAACATCTGGGTCCGTCCCGGTGACGAACAGCGCACCGATCACGCGATGGATTCGCTGATCCGCTCGATGAAGTGGGATGAGGAGGTCTTCGGGCGGGAATACGATCTGGACCTGTTCAACGTCGTTGCCGTTTCCGACTTCAACATGGGCGCGATGGAGAACAAGGGCCTCAACGTCTTCAACACGCGCTATGTCCTGGCGGAGCCGGAAACCGCGACCGATGCCGACTATGACGGCATCGAGAGCGTGATCGGGCACGAGTATTTCCACAACTGGTCGGGCAACCGCGTGACCTGCCGGGACTGGTTCCAGCTTTCGCTCAAGGAAGGCTTCACCGTCCTTCGCGATCAGTTGTTCAGCGCCGACATGGGCAGCGAGGCGGTCAAGCGGATCGAGGACGTGCGGGTTCTGCGCGCTGCCCAGTTCCCCGAGGATTCGGGGCCGCTGGCACACCCTATCCGGCCTGATTCCTATCAGGAAATCAGCAACTTCTACACCGCCACCGTCTACAACAAGGGCGCCGAGGTGATCCGCATGATGCGGACCATGGCGGGCACCGACAAGTTCCGTGAGGGCACCGATCTCTACTTTGGCCGCCATGACGGCGAGGCGGCAACCTGCGAGGACTTCGTCAAGGCAATCGAGGACGGTACCGGGCTGAACCTTGCGCAGTTCCGTCTGTGGTATTCCCAGGCCGGCACGCCGCAGGTCGCCGCCGAACTGTCGCACGAGGCGGAAACGGCAACCCTCACGCTGACCCAGACCGTTCCGGCAACGCCGGGCCAGCCCGAAAAGCAGGCCGTGCCGATTCCGCTGCGTATCGCCCTTTATGACCGTGACAGCGGCACGCACTCGGGCGAGCGACTGATCGTGCTCGACAAGGACAGCGCCAGCTTTTCGTTCGAGGGTTTCACCCGCCCGCCGGTGGTTTCCATCAATCGCGGCTTCTCGGCCCCCGTTGCCATCGAGATCGAGCGGAGTAACGAGGATCTGGTGTTCCTGGCGGCTCACGATGACGATCCCTTCGCCCGGTACGAGGCGATGCAGAGCCTCGTGGTCCAGCACCTGGTCGCGGCTGTCGGCGGCGGTCTTTCGGATGCGGCGCGCGCCGAGGGGCGCGAGGCGATCGGGCAGGCCTTTGCCTCGATTCTGGCCGACGAGGCGCTCGATGACCTGATGCGCGGCGAGCTGATGGTACTTCCCGGCGTCGCCTATCTCGCCGAACAGGTGCTGGTGGCAGATCCGGCTGCGATTCACGAGGAACGCGAGGCGCTCAAGTCCTGGCTCGGCGCCGAACTCACCGGTGAATTGCGGGCGCTGCATGACCGCGTTTCCGCCGTATCTTACTCTCGCGAGGCGCATGCGCGCGGAGCGCGAAAGACCAAGGGACAGGCGCTGGTCCTGATCGCTTCGGGCGATGCGGCCGAAGGGGCCCGCCGTGCCATCGCGCAGTACCGGGCGGCCGACAACATGACTGACCGCCAGTCGGCGCTGACCGTGCTTTGCAATATCGACGGCCCCGAGCGCGAGGAAGCGCTGGCGGACTTCCTGCGCCGGTACGAAGGCAACGCGCTCGTGATCGACAAGTGGTTTGCGCTTCAGGCGGGCTCGTTCCACCCACAGGTGCTCGAGCATGTCGAGGCACTGTCGCGGCATCCCGACTTCACGATGAACAACCCCAACCGGGTCCGGGCGCTCTTCATGACGGCGGCGGTCAACCCCAAGGCGTTCCACGATGCGAGCGGCGCCGGATACAGGATGATCGGCGAAGTGATCCGCAAGCTGGACCCGATCAATCCGCAGACGACAGCGCGCTTCGTGCCGCAACTCGGCCGCTGGCGGCGGATCGAGCCTGTCCGCGCCGCGATGATGCGCGCCGAACTGGAAAAGATCGCCGCGGAGCCGAACCTTTCGCGCGACGTGCGCGAGCAGGTGAGCAAGAGCCTTGGCTGA
- a CDS encoding SDR family NAD(P)-dependent oxidoreductase, with the protein MPKRLFIFGLGYTARVIASRLSAQGWEVISTGREGTLSFEDAGNVRLALADADHVLSSVPPGSEGRGEPLDPVLERYGDAMKGKALSYLSSTGVYGDAGGAWVDESAPVGTGRRTARAEADGEWLSLGARVYRLPGIYGPGRSVLDRVRNGRAHRIDLPGQVFSRVHVEDIASGVIAGLERSPGAYNLADDLPCSQNTLVEEACRLLGLPLPPLQSVEEAQLSAMARGFYAENRRVANGKAKRVLGWTPRFPTYREGLRALSATTSPTVARTAPEIASGDQR; encoded by the coding sequence ATGCCGAAGCGCCTGTTCATTTTCGGGCTGGGCTATACCGCGCGGGTGATCGCAAGCCGCCTCTCCGCACAGGGTTGGGAAGTGATCTCCACCGGCCGCGAAGGAACGCTTTCGTTCGAGGATGCAGGCAATGTCCGTCTCGCGCTGGCCGACGCCGATCATGTGCTTTCCTCCGTTCCGCCCGGCAGCGAGGGACGCGGTGAACCACTCGATCCGGTGCTGGAGCGTTACGGCGATGCAATGAAGGGCAAGGCGCTGTCCTATCTCTCGTCCACCGGGGTCTACGGCGATGCGGGCGGCGCGTGGGTGGACGAAAGCGCGCCCGTGGGCACAGGTCGGCGGACGGCGCGGGCCGAGGCGGACGGCGAATGGCTGTCCCTCGGCGCGCGTGTCTATCGCCTGCCGGGAATATACGGCCCAGGCCGCTCGGTGCTGGATCGTGTGCGCAACGGACGCGCGCACCGCATCGACCTGCCGGGGCAAGTGTTCAGCCGCGTCCACGTCGAGGACATCGCCTCCGGCGTTATCGCCGGGCTGGAGCGGTCGCCGGGTGCCTACAATCTCGCGGATGACCTGCCTTGCAGCCAGAATACGCTGGTCGAGGAAGCCTGCCGCCTGCTGGGCCTTCCGCTGCCGCCGCTGCAGTCGGTGGAGGAGGCGCAGCTCTCCGCCATGGCGCGGGGCTTCTATGCGGAAAACCGCCGCGTGGCGAACGGCAAGGCAAAGCGCGTGCTCGGCTGGACCCCGCGCTTCCCGACTTATCGCGAGGGGCTGCGCGCCCTCAGCGCCACCACCAGCCCCACCGTCGCCAGAACCGCCCCCGAGATCGCCAGCGGCGACCAGCGATAG
- a CDS encoding DMT family transporter — translation MTEGTEAAPEFMKPAIALPFLLVALIWGSTWFVITGQIGEVPASWSVAWRFVLATPAMFLVAVVTRKGLKLGKAGQILAFAVGAAQFCGNYNFVYRAEMHLTSGIVAVMIGLLLVPNAILARVLLKQPVTWRFAIGSLIAIGGLALLLLHEAHEAPLGGKVLLGTVFASIAMMCASVSNVIQANETGKALPMASLLAWAMLYGTICDLVVAYVLAGPPVIPTEPAYWLGTAYLAILGSVVTFPLYYTLIRQLGAGKAAYNGVAVIIIAMFISTLFEGYRWSPLAISGAVLATVGLVVALRARSPSR, via the coding sequence GTGACCGAGGGCACCGAGGCGGCACCGGAATTCATGAAGCCCGCGATCGCGCTGCCGTTCCTGCTGGTGGCGCTCATATGGGGATCGACGTGGTTCGTCATCACCGGCCAGATCGGCGAGGTGCCGGCAAGCTGGTCCGTCGCCTGGCGTTTCGTCCTGGCGACACCGGCGATGTTCCTCGTCGCCGTGGTGACGAGGAAGGGCCTGAAGCTGGGCAAGGCCGGACAGATCCTCGCATTCGCGGTGGGCGCGGCGCAATTCTGCGGCAATTACAACTTCGTCTACCGGGCCGAGATGCATCTTACGTCCGGGATCGTCGCGGTGATGATCGGACTGCTTCTGGTGCCCAATGCGATTCTCGCAAGGGTGCTGCTGAAGCAGCCCGTCACATGGCGTTTCGCCATCGGCAGCCTGATCGCCATCGGCGGACTGGCGCTGTTGCTCCTTCATGAGGCGCACGAGGCGCCGCTCGGCGGCAAGGTCCTGCTGGGTACCGTCTTTGCATCGATCGCGATGATGTGCGCCTCGGTCTCGAACGTGATCCAGGCCAACGAGACTGGCAAGGCATTGCCCATGGCAAGCCTGCTGGCATGGGCAATGCTCTATGGCACGATCTGCGATCTCGTGGTGGCATACGTCCTTGCCGGACCGCCGGTGATCCCAACGGAGCCCGCCTACTGGCTGGGCACCGCCTATCTGGCGATCCTGGGCTCGGTGGTGACCTTCCCCCTCTATTACACCCTGATCCGCCAGCTTGGGGCGGGCAAGGCGGCCTATAACGGTGTCGCGGTCATCATCATTGCCATGTTCATCTCGACCTTGTTCGAGGGCTATCGCTGGTCGCCGCTGGCGATCTCGGGGGCGGTTCTGGCGACGGTGGGGCTGGTGGTGGCGCTGAGGGCGCGCAGCCCCTCGCGATAA
- a CDS encoding threonine aldolase family protein, with product MKFLSDNAARVHPKIWDAMKAADAPDSPYDGDGLSRALDERFSALFGRECAALWVATGTSANCLALSAMVEPHGAVICHREAHIEMDEGGAPGFFLHGAKLLLADGEGAKITPEAAAKVIDPIRDGVHQVQPHAISITQASEYGRVYRPEELAALSDFAKARGLGLHMDGARFGNAAAFLGGNAAQAAGNVDALSFGMVKNGGMSAEAIVFFDPALAEKVRFRRKRAGHLQSKGRYLAAQILAMLEDDLWLDNARAANRAAAEIAAAAKDRLLHAVEANEVFLVSTPAERKALRGQGFEFYDWGDDAARLVTAWDSQEEHVSALARAIAAL from the coding sequence ATGAAGTTCCTTTCCGACAACGCCGCGCGGGTCCACCCGAAGATATGGGATGCCATGAAGGCTGCCGATGCGCCGGATTCGCCTTACGACGGCGATGGCTTGAGCCGCGCGCTGGATGAGCGTTTTTCCGCGCTGTTCGGACGCGAATGCGCCGCTCTCTGGGTGGCCACGGGGACATCGGCGAATTGCCTCGCGCTTTCGGCGATGGTGGAGCCGCATGGCGCGGTGATCTGCCACCGCGAAGCGCATATCGAGATGGACGAGGGCGGCGCTCCGGGCTTTTTCCTGCACGGTGCAAAGCTGCTGCTGGCGGACGGGGAAGGTGCGAAGATCACGCCGGAAGCTGCCGCGAAAGTCATCGATCCGATTCGTGACGGCGTGCATCAGGTGCAGCCTCATGCGATCTCGATCACGCAGGCGAGCGAATATGGCCGGGTCTACCGGCCTGAAGAACTGGCGGCGCTTTCGGATTTCGCGAAAGCCCGGGGGCTCGGGTTGCATATGGACGGCGCGCGTTTCGGCAATGCGGCCGCGTTTCTGGGCGGGAACGCGGCGCAGGCGGCCGGCAATGTCGATGCGTTGAGCTTCGGCATGGTCAAGAACGGCGGGATGAGCGCCGAGGCCATCGTGTTCTTCGACCCGGCTCTGGCGGAAAAGGTGCGCTTCCGCCGCAAGCGTGCGGGGCATTTGCAATCGAAGGGGCGCTATCTGGCGGCGCAGATTCTCGCGATGCTGGAGGACGATCTCTGGCTGGACAATGCGCGCGCGGCAAACCGGGCGGCAGCCGAGATCGCCGCAGCGGCGAAGGACCGCCTGCTGCACGCGGTAGAGGCGAACGAGGTATTCCTGGTTTCCACCCCCGCCGAACGGAAAGCGCTACGCGGACAAGGGTTCGAGTTCTACGATTGGGGCGACGATGCCGCCCGGCTGGTGACGGCGTGGGATTCGCAGGAGGAACACGTTTCCGCCCTTGCCCGCGCGATTGCCGCGCTGTGA
- a CDS encoding GNAT family N-acetyltransferase, translating to MPVVGVTITKHETPTGGEYKAHIADSDITGHLTWQTRDGIHYADHTLVPSEIGNRGVAARLVEAMVADARENQFKIAPLCSYVVAAFRRHPEWEDVKA from the coding sequence ATGCCCGTGGTAGGCGTGACGATCACCAAGCACGAGACCCCGACCGGCGGCGAATACAAGGCCCACATCGCCGACAGCGACATCACCGGCCACCTGACATGGCAGACCCGGGACGGCATTCATTATGCCGACCACACCCTGGTCCCCTCCGAAATCGGCAATCGCGGCGTGGCGGCGCGGCTCGTCGAGGCGATGGTGGCGGACGCGCGGGAGAATCAGTTCAAGATCGCGCCCTTGTGCAGCTACGTCGTGGCGGCATTTCGGCGCCATCCCGAGTGGGAAGACGTAAAGGCCTGA